Proteins found in one Miscanthus floridulus cultivar M001 chromosome 4, ASM1932011v1, whole genome shotgun sequence genomic segment:
- the LOC136550481 gene encoding 11-beta-hydroxysteroid dehydrogenase 1A-like isoform X2, whose amino-acid sequence MDMVNGVLNWVGTTAMVASLLLFYPPYYLFKTCYSFLSWLFPEDLTGKVVLITGASSGIGEQLAYQYALKRASLALVARRESSLQQVADRALELGARDVIVLPGDVSAPDDCNRFVQTAISHYDRLDHLVCNAGIASVGAFQEIPDVTKYSSQLDINFWGSVQTTFAALPHLKRSRGRIVVTASATGWNPVPRMSFYNAANAALMNFFETLQTELGSQVGITVVTPGWIESEMSKGKYLKEHGEVEVDQEMCDAQIGLFPVEYDKNCAKAMVQAAQQGERYLTVPAWFRAMYLWRVFAPEVVEICYRLLYMHGHGARQADTASRTMAESGGKQLLYPTSLRSEEIKSD is encoded by the exons ATGGATATGGTGAACGGCGTGCTCAACTGGGTGGGGACGACGGCCATGGTGGCCAGCCTGCTGCTCTTCTACCCGCCCTACTACCTCTTCAAGACCTGCTACTCCTTCCTCTCCTGGCTCTTCCCCGAGGACCTCACCGGCAAGGTTGTGCTCATCACCGGAGCTTCCTCCGGCATCGGCGAG CAATTGGCCTACCAATACGCGCTGAAGCGGGCCTCCCTCGCCCTCGTCGCAAGAAGGGAGTCGAGCCTCCAGCAGGTCGCCGACCGAGCACTCGAGCTCGGCGCGCGTGACGTCATCGTCCTCCCGGGCGACGTCTCTGCCCCCGATGATTGCAACAGATTTGTTCAGACCGCGATCAGTCACTACGACCGAT TGGACCATCTCGTGTGCAATGCTGGCATCGCAAGCGTAGGCGCGTTTCAGGAGATTCCAGACGTCACAAAATACAGCTCTCAGCTT GATATCAACTTCTGGGGTTCTGTTCAGACGACGTTCGCTGCCCTTCCTCATCTGAAGAGGAGCCGAGGAAGAATCGTGGTGACTGCATCTGCAACCGGATGGAACCCAGTTCCTAGAATGAGCTTCTATAAT GCTGCCAATGCTGCCCTCATGAACTTCTTCGAGACGCTGCAGACCGAGCTGGGAAGCCAAGTCGGGATCACGGTGGTGACGCCCGGGTGGATCGAGTCCGAGATGTCCAAAGGGAAGTACCTCAAGGAGCATGGCGAGGTGGAGGTTGATCAAGAAATGTGCGAC GCTCAGATCGGTCTGTTCCCGGTGGAGTACGACAAGAACTGCGCCAAGGCCATGGTACAGGCAGCGCAGCAAGGCGAGCGATACCTCACCGTGCCGGCGTGGTTCAGGGCGATGTATCTGTGGCGGGTGTTCGCGCCGGAGGTCGTCGAGATCTGCTACCGCCTCCTGTACATGCACGGCCATGGCGCCAGGCAGGCCGACACGGCGAGCAGGACGATGGCCGAGTCTGGCGGCAAGCAGCTGCTGTACCCGACCTCTCTACGCTCTGAGGAGATCAAGAGTGACTGA
- the LOC136550481 gene encoding 11-beta-hydroxysteroid dehydrogenase 1A-like isoform X3 gives MDMVNGVLNWVGTTAMVASLLLFYPPYYLFKTCYSFLSWLFPEDLTGKVVLITGASSGIGEQLAYQYALKRASLALVARRESSLQQVADRALELGARDVIVLPGDVSAPDDCNRFVQTAISHYDRCAELIYLVLQDINFWGSVQTTFAALPHLKRSRGRIVVTASATGWNPVPRMSFYNVGNFFFHPLRQQDFISACWDFETLPVSCTELGSQVGITVVTPGWIESEMSKGKYLKEHGEVEVDQEMCDAQIGLFPVEYDKNCAKAMVQAAQQGERYLTVPAWFRAMYLWRVFAPEVVEICYRLLYMHGHGARQADTASRTMAESGGKQLLYPTSLRSEEIKSD, from the exons ATGGATATGGTGAACGGCGTGCTCAACTGGGTGGGGACGACGGCCATGGTGGCCAGCCTGCTGCTCTTCTACCCGCCCTACTACCTCTTCAAGACCTGCTACTCCTTCCTCTCCTGGCTCTTCCCCGAGGACCTCACCGGCAAGGTTGTGCTCATCACCGGAGCTTCCTCCGGCATCGGCGAG CAATTGGCCTACCAATACGCGCTGAAGCGGGCCTCCCTCGCCCTCGTCGCAAGAAGGGAGTCGAGCCTCCAGCAGGTCGCCGACCGAGCACTCGAGCTCGGCGCGCGTGACGTCATCGTCCTCCCGGGCGACGTCTCTGCCCCCGATGATTGCAACAGATTTGTTCAGACCGCGATCAGTCACTACGACCGAT GTGCTGAACTGATCTACTTGGTTCTTCAGGATATCAACTTCTGGGGTTCTGTTCAGACGACGTTCGCTGCCCTTCCTCATCTGAAGAGGAGCCGAGGAAGAATCGTGGTGACTGCATCTGCAACCGGATGGAACCCAGTTCCTAGAATGAGCTTCTATAATGTAGGGAACTTTTTTTTTCATCCGCTCAGACAACAAGATTTCATTTCAGCATGCTGGGACTTCGAAACTCTGCCAGTTTCATGT ACCGAGCTGGGAAGCCAAGTCGGGATCACGGTGGTGACGCCCGGGTGGATCGAGTCCGAGATGTCCAAAGGGAAGTACCTCAAGGAGCATGGCGAGGTGGAGGTTGATCAAGAAATGTGCGAC GCTCAGATCGGTCTGTTCCCGGTGGAGTACGACAAGAACTGCGCCAAGGCCATGGTACAGGCAGCGCAGCAAGGCGAGCGATACCTCACCGTGCCGGCGTGGTTCAGGGCGATGTATCTGTGGCGGGTGTTCGCGCCGGAGGTCGTCGAGATCTGCTACCGCCTCCTGTACATGCACGGCCATGGCGCCAGGCAGGCCGACACGGCGAGCAGGACGATGGCCGAGTCTGGCGGCAAGCAGCTGCTGTACCCGACCTCTCTACGCTCTGAGGAGATCAAGAGTGACTGA
- the LOC136550481 gene encoding 11-beta-hydroxysteroid dehydrogenase 1A-like isoform X1, with amino-acid sequence MDMVNGVLNWVGTTAMVASLLLFYPPYYLFKTCYSFLSWLFPEDLTGKVVLITGASSGIGEQLAYQYALKRASLALVARRESSLQQVADRALELGARDVIVLPGDVSAPDDCNRFVQTAISHYDRLDHLVCNAGIASVGAFQEIPDVTKYSSQLDINFWGSVQTTFAALPHLKRSRGRIVVTASATGWNPVPRMSFYNVGNFFFHPLRQQDFISACWDFETLPVSCTELGSQVGITVVTPGWIESEMSKGKYLKEHGEVEVDQEMCDAQIGLFPVEYDKNCAKAMVQAAQQGERYLTVPAWFRAMYLWRVFAPEVVEICYRLLYMHGHGARQADTASRTMAESGGKQLLYPTSLRSEEIKSD; translated from the exons ATGGATATGGTGAACGGCGTGCTCAACTGGGTGGGGACGACGGCCATGGTGGCCAGCCTGCTGCTCTTCTACCCGCCCTACTACCTCTTCAAGACCTGCTACTCCTTCCTCTCCTGGCTCTTCCCCGAGGACCTCACCGGCAAGGTTGTGCTCATCACCGGAGCTTCCTCCGGCATCGGCGAG CAATTGGCCTACCAATACGCGCTGAAGCGGGCCTCCCTCGCCCTCGTCGCAAGAAGGGAGTCGAGCCTCCAGCAGGTCGCCGACCGAGCACTCGAGCTCGGCGCGCGTGACGTCATCGTCCTCCCGGGCGACGTCTCTGCCCCCGATGATTGCAACAGATTTGTTCAGACCGCGATCAGTCACTACGACCGAT TGGACCATCTCGTGTGCAATGCTGGCATCGCAAGCGTAGGCGCGTTTCAGGAGATTCCAGACGTCACAAAATACAGCTCTCAGCTT GATATCAACTTCTGGGGTTCTGTTCAGACGACGTTCGCTGCCCTTCCTCATCTGAAGAGGAGCCGAGGAAGAATCGTGGTGACTGCATCTGCAACCGGATGGAACCCAGTTCCTAGAATGAGCTTCTATAATGTAGGGAACTTTTTTTTTCATCCGCTCAGACAACAAGATTTCATTTCAGCATGCTGGGACTTCGAAACTCTGCCAGTTTCATGT ACCGAGCTGGGAAGCCAAGTCGGGATCACGGTGGTGACGCCCGGGTGGATCGAGTCCGAGATGTCCAAAGGGAAGTACCTCAAGGAGCATGGCGAGGTGGAGGTTGATCAAGAAATGTGCGAC GCTCAGATCGGTCTGTTCCCGGTGGAGTACGACAAGAACTGCGCCAAGGCCATGGTACAGGCAGCGCAGCAAGGCGAGCGATACCTCACCGTGCCGGCGTGGTTCAGGGCGATGTATCTGTGGCGGGTGTTCGCGCCGGAGGTCGTCGAGATCTGCTACCGCCTCCTGTACATGCACGGCCATGGCGCCAGGCAGGCCGACACGGCGAGCAGGACGATGGCCGAGTCTGGCGGCAAGCAGCTGCTGTACCCGACCTCTCTACGCTCTGAGGAGATCAAGAGTGACTGA